Below is a window of Thermoplasmata archaeon DNA.
ACAGGGCTCGAGTTCTAGGCCGAGGGCCCGGGCGCTCGCTAAGACGACGGCGTTCGCCACAGCGGAACTGCTCTTGAGCCCCCGGGAGGCCGGGATGTCGGAATCGACGGAGACTTCGAGACCGGCTCTCCGCCGGCTGCGCCGGAGCACACGCGTCGCGCTCGACTGCGCGAGGGCCGGGTCGATGGAGGCGGGGACGTGCACCCGCACGCCGAACCCCTCGGGTCGGGCCTCCGCGGTCGCGGTGGCCTGGAGGGCGAGCCCGAACGCCACGCCCTTCCCCGTCGCGATCGCGTTCACGATCGTCCCGGCGCCGAAACAGGTGGCTTGAGATTTCACGCGAGGGCCTCCTTCGCGGCGCGGCGCATCGCGTTCACCGGCGGCGACCGGCCCGTCCACAATTCGAACGATTTTGCGGCTTGATGAAGGAGCATCTCGAGGCCGGACGCGTGGGGCCTCCCGAGCCGCTTCGCCGCGGCGAGGAGCGCGGTGTCCGGCGGGTTGTAGCCGAGGTCGTACACGAACCCTGCCTTCGCGATCACGGTTTCGGGCACCGGCAGATCCGCCGCGAATCCCTTCGTCCCGAGCGGGGTCGCATTCACGACGAGGTCCCACGGACCGCTTCGGTCGAGTCGTTCGACCGGAAGGATCTCGATCGGCTCGTCGAACGCGTCCGCCAGCGCCTCCGCCCGCGCGGCGGTTCGGTTCGCGACCGCGACGCTCGCGCCCTCGCGCAGGAGCACATGGACCACGGCCTTCGCGGCGCCGCCGGCGCCGATCACGAGGACCCGACGCTCTCCGACCCGCAACCCGAGGGACCGCAACGATAGGCGGAAGCCGAAGACGTCCGTGTTGTGGCCTTTCGTCCAGCCGTCGCCGACGACGACTGTGTTCACCGCACCAAGCCCCTCGGCGTCGCCGTCCAGCTCGTCGAGCGCCTCCACGATCGACTCCTTATACGGAATCGTGACGTTGAATCCGCGGATCCGGAAGCGGTCCGCCGCGGCCAAGAGGGACTCCAGACCGGCCGCATCCACGTCGAACGGAAGATAGGTTCCCGGAAGACCGAGCGCTTCGAGGCCCGCCTCATGGATCGCGGGCGAGAGCGAGTGCCCCAGCGGATGCCCCACGAGACCGAGCACCCACGAATCCCGCACGCGGAGTCGTTTCGCGGTCGCGAGCGACAGTTGCCCCGGCGCCGCGAGGGGTCCCGCAGAGGCGAACTGAATCTCTTGCCCCACGGATCCCGCACCCGCGCGGGTGAGCATGCCCGCCGCCCCCATCCCGATCAGGACGAGCCGACGCCCGCGGTCGACCTCGGTCCTCGCGAGATCCCCGAGTTCAATCGCCGAGTCGATCGTTTCGACGGGGACCGCCACCTTCGCGACGGGTCCGATCGCCGCGCACGCGTCCAACGCCTCCCGCACCTGCCCGAGGCCGGAGGGCCGGGAGAAATGGTGGGAAACGATGAGAGTCGCGCGATGCCGTCTCGCGAGGCGGGCCAGTTCCGTCGCGCGCGGGCCGTCCCGTTCGAGTTCGATGTCGACGTAGGCGAAGGGCCGGGTGCAAGCTTCCTTGAGGAGGTCGCGGCGGCGCGCTTCAGTCAGGTGGCCGGACCCGCCTTGCGACGCCGATCGGACCGTGAGGATCGATCGAGGGCCGACCGCCGAGGCGAACCGACGCACATCGCCGACGCCCACGTCGCGGATTCGATCCAACCGCAGCTCGACGAGGTCCGCGCCGGCCGCCAGCGCCATCCGCGCCTGGCGTTGCGCATCCGCGACGCCATCCGCCAAGATGACCGCCGCGACCTTCGTCATGTCAGCGCTCCGAGATGGTCTCCTGGATCCGCATCCCGAAATGCCGGCCGCCCTCCTCCGTTCGCAGGAGCACCGCGTCGCCCTCCTGGATCTCCCCGACGGAGACCGCACCCCCGGACGGGGTGACGAAGCGAATCGTCTCCGCGTTCTGGACGATCGTCGAGACGCGGCGCCCGCCCGCCTCCGCTTCGACGAGCACGAGCGGCCGGCGTTCGATCTTCAGGCGCCCGACGATCACTGACCGCGCATGGCCCGTCGAATCGACCGCGAGGACCTCGTCCCCGGCGCGCAACTCGCTGAGATACTTCGTCTGGCCGTCGGGCAGGTAGATGTACGCGTGCACGGCGCCCGCGTTGACACGGAAAGGCCGCGCGCCGACGTATCCCGACTCGAACGTCTCGGCGTGGACGAGGAAGAGGCCCGCCGAGCTGTTCCCCACGAGCATGCCCTCCCCGCTCCGCAGCAACGAGCAAGTGTCGACGCACACGCGGTCGCCGAGGCCGAGCGGCCGAATCGAGGTGACCGTCCCTCGGACGAGCGGTACGGTCTCACGTGACGACTCGAGGACGGACCGCAGCGCGCGGACCTCCTTCGCAACGGACGTTGCCAGGAGGACGCCGTCCACGCCGACCTCCATCGTCTCGAAGAAGAGCTTCGCCTCGGCGGCATCGTGGACTTCGACGAGGAGGCGAGTGCCGCTTCCCTGGAAGTGCGTAATCAGGTTCTCCAGCGGGATGACCTTCCAGTCCTCCGTTCGCACGACGACGTGCTTCGTCGTCCCCCGCAGAGCGCGCACGGCCGACTCGTCTTTGGCGGAGCGGATCGTCGCAAGGCGGCCGATCGACTCGCCGTCGAAAAGGAACGTGTCGTCCTTCAGGAAAATCGGCGAGAAGCGGCCGAGCCGCGCGAGCGAGGGGTCGGGTGCCGCCAATACGATCTGATCGAACCCGGCCTCGAGCGCGGTCGAGACGATCGACCGAACGTCTGCCTTGTCCTTGGGGGGGAGGGCCCCCACCCACACCAAGCGGTCCATGGGACTCACCCGCGATAGACGTCCGAGAGAGAGGCCCCGTCGAAGATCATGCGGGCGATCGCCCGCGTCGTGCCGATCGGATCTTTCGCCTGGAAAATGTTCCGGCCCATCGACACGCCGACCGCGCCGCCGGCGAGGGCGCCCTCGACCATCTCGAGCGCGGCCCGTTCCGAGTCGAGCTTTGGACCCCCTGCGACGACGACGGGCACGGGACAGCCTCGGACGACTTCCCGGAAGGTGTCCGGAGATCCGGTGTACAGCGTCTTGACGACGTCGGCCCCGAGCTCCGCCCCCACCCGCGCGACGTGCTTCACGACATCGACGTCGAACGGGTTCCGGACCTTCGGACCCCGGGGGTACATCATCGCGAGCAACGGGAAGCCGAGACGGTCGCACGCGGCCGCCGTCGCCCCGAGGTCCTCGATCATTCGATCGTCGTCCTCCCCGCCGATGTTGACGTGCACGCTAATCGCGTCCGCACCGAAGGAGATCGCCTCTTCAACCCCGGTCACGAGGACCTTCCGGTCGGCGCGAGCGCTCAGGGAAGTCGATGCGCTCAGATGAAGGATGAGGGCGAGCTTCTCGTCGAAATAGTCCTTGGCGAACCGTACCGCGCCTTTGTGCAAGACGACCGCGGTCGCACCGCCCTTCGCCACGTTCGCGACGGCCTTCCGGATGTCCTCGAGGCCTGACACCGGACCGGACGAGACCCCGTGGTCCATGGCGACGATGAGGGCCTTGCCGCCGACCAAGACGCGGCGAATCCGGATTTCCTTCCCGATCGAGGACATAGGCCACCCGTGCGAGTCCGTAGCACGCCCGGAGGATGACGACGTATATCAACTTGCGCTCGTCTCGAGCCGCGCGGGGACGCCGATCACGTGCCGGCCAGGATCTGTACAGACGCCCGCTCGTCGGCGCTCGGCGACGACAGATCAGCCCAGGCGAGGACGGCGTTCGGCGACCGCAGCCGGATTTGTCGCAAGACCTCCGGCACCTCGTGTGCCGGCTCCGGCACAGACACAAAGACGAGTGCGTGGCTGATCTCCTCGGGCAGGGACGTGAACCACGGCGAGGCGTACGCCTCCTCAACGGCGAGGAAACACCGATGGAGATCCCGACCGCTGCCCATCCCGAACCGCCAGTCGCGGACCCCGGCGAGCATCCGCCGCAGCGGGCCGACGTCGGACCGAGCGAGGACCCGCGAGAGGCTCGCCGCGGGCTTCGCCATGATCCCGCCGAGCGCGGCGAACGCCTTCCCGAGCGGGAGGTCGCGGGCGACCCGCAGGAGCCCGTCGTTGCTGAATGTGACGACGCCGTCTGCGCGGCTTTGCAAGAGGCGAAGCTGCGCCTCAGCCAGCTGCCGGCGGATCGGCCCCTCGATCGTGAAGGGCACCGTCACGAACGCCACGCTGGCATCGCCGAGAATCCGAGCGACGCGGCCGACGAGGCTCATCCCCCAGCCGCCGAGGAGTCCCCCGAGGCCGCCGATGATCAGGGCGACGTCCCGGTCCAACAATACGGAGGCGATCGCCTTCTCCTCGTCCGTCTCCATCTGGGGCACGGCCTTCGCATCCATCGTCGCGTGCGCTTGGAGGGACGTCGCCGGGATCAGGATCCGGGCGGCCGCCTCGGCCATGGACGGGTGCGGAGCGTCGTTCACCGCGATGCGGATGGCGTTCGGGGGTGCCGTGACGTGACGCAACGTGTTGCAGCCGGCCCCGCCGCAGCCCACGATCGCGACGCGCGCCCGCTCCTCGTCGAGGCCGATCTGCCACGCATCCGGCACGCCGGCCTCATCGCGGGTCATGCGAGATAAGGATTGTCGAATCGAGCGTCGATATATATTCATGTGCGTAAATGTAAATCAATCGAAATGCCGATAAAGGCCCGACTCAATTTCCGGGCCGATGACGGCTCCAAGCGCGCCGAGACGGACCGAGGTGGTGGTCGTGGGCGGCGGCTGCATCGGGGCGAGCGTCGCGTTCCACCTGGCGGGGCGAGGCCTCGGCGTGGTCCTCGTCGACAAAGGCCACATCGCCTCCGGCGCGACCGG
It encodes the following:
- the aroE gene encoding shikimate dehydrogenase; this encodes MTKVAAVILADGVADAQRQARMALAAGADLVELRLDRIRDVGVGDVRRFASAVGPRSILTVRSASQGGSGHLTEARRRDLLKEACTRPFAYVDIELERDGPRATELARLARRHRATLIVSHHFSRPSGLGQVREALDACAAIGPVAKVAVPVETIDSAIELGDLARTEVDRGRRLVLIGMGAAGMLTRAGAGSVGQEIQFASAGPLAAPGQLSLATAKRLRVRDSWVLGLVGHPLGHSLSPAIHEAGLEALGLPGTYLPFDVDAAGLESLLAAADRFRIRGFNVTIPYKESIVEALDELDGDAEGLGAVNTVVVGDGWTKGHNTDVFGFRLSLRSLGLRVGERRVLVIGAGGAAKAVVHVLLREGASVAVANRTAARAEALADAFDEPIEILPVERLDRSGPWDLVVNATPLGTKGFAADLPVPETVIAKAGFVYDLGYNPPDTALLAAAKRLGRPHASGLEMLLHQAAKSFELWTGRSPPVNAMRRAAKEALA
- a CDS encoding 3-dehydroquinate synthase II → MDRLVWVGALPPKDKADVRSIVSTALEAGFDQIVLAAPDPSLARLGRFSPIFLKDDTFLFDGESIGRLATIRSAKDESAVRALRGTTKHVVVRTEDWKVIPLENLITHFQGSGTRLLVEVHDAAEAKLFFETMEVGVDGVLLATSVAKEVRALRSVLESSRETVPLVRGTVTSIRPLGLGDRVCVDTCSLLRSGEGMLVGNSSAGLFLVHAETFESGYVGARPFRVNAGAVHAYIYLPDGQTKYLSELRAGDEVLAVDSTGHARSVIVGRLKIERRPLVLVEAEAGGRRVSTIVQNAETIRFVTPSGGAVSVGEIQEGDAVLLRTEEGGRHFGMRIQETISER
- a CDS encoding 2-amino-3,7-dideoxy-D-threo-hept-6-ulosonate synthase, whose protein sequence is MSSIGKEIRIRRVLVGGKALIVAMDHGVSSGPVSGLEDIRKAVANVAKGGATAVVLHKGAVRFAKDYFDEKLALILHLSASTSLSARADRKVLVTGVEEAISFGADAISVHVNIGGEDDDRMIEDLGATAAACDRLGFPLLAMMYPRGPKVRNPFDVDVVKHVARVGAELGADVVKTLYTGSPDTFREVVRGCPVPVVVAGGPKLDSERAALEMVEGALAGGAVGVSMGRNIFQAKDPIGTTRAIARMIFDGASLSDVYRG